GCGTTGTTTTTGAAATCTAACTCTTCTTTTTGTTTGTGTAGCATATCAAGCATGACAAGGAGTTCTTCATTGGTTTGCTGTAGTTCTTCTGACTGAGCCCCTATTTCATCATTTTTGTCACGCAAATGTTCTGCCTGCTCTTGTATGAGTATTGTTTGTTTGGCCAATTGTTGATGGGCTTCGCGAATTTTGGCACGGTTTCGCTTTACTTCAATCACCCCTTGATGGTTCATATACCCAAAAAAATAGCTATATAACAAGAGATACACACTACTACTCAACTGTAAAAGTCTATCAGCCTCTCCAACCCAAGCAAAACCTGTGGCTAGTCCTCCGATAAGCCCCCCTAACACTACCCAGACAAAACCCCACATAAGGAGGTTTACCCCTCCAATCATCAGTATAGTTGTACTGATTGTGATAAAGATAATGATACTAGGTAGATAGCTGTAATGTAGTATACTACAAGCAATACCAACCATAAAAATATCAATACTTAACGCACTGCGCTCTACCAAGCCTTTGTTTTGAGCTTGGGTATAAACTATCCAAAAAAGGTGTGGGTATATCAAGCACCATCCTACAAAAAACCACCACAAAGCATTAGGATACCCCATGCTGTGTTGAAAGATGCCTGTCAGCCCTAGGTTGGCTAAGTATGCTACCACTCTGGTTGGATAAGTAAAAGTACCCGAACCTTTGGTTTGGTGAGTCATAATTGATGATGGTAGTTCCAAAAGTAGATGAATTAACACAGATAATTTGTCAAAACGCAAATGTTTTGAAAGATACATAATATATCTTGTTTTGCCAAAGCAAATATACTTACTGGGCTTAGTATCTTATTTATCATATTAAGCCATTGATTATCAGTGTATTAATTCTGGTGCGGATGCATGATTTTGGGTATGTACTCAGAAGAGGATATTGAGTTGCCCGGTAGTACAAGACAGTAAATATTTGATAGCCATTCACTACTTGGTCAGCACATTTTTTTAAAACACCGATATTCCAAGTATAATATCCTTGATGAGATTCTACGAGCAATGGGAGGTGTTCAAAGGATGCGTGAGGTGTGGTCAAGCGTTTGGCTTATTTAGAAAGCAGGGCTTGATTACTTGCCTCTAGTACCCAAAACCAGGCAAACGCTAAAAGTATCCAAAAAAAATTCCGGATAATTCGTGTCTAAGGGGATTTATGATAACTTTAGTGTCTACATCACAGAAAAACTAAAAAGCCTGCATACCTGTGAGTACTACTTCAATACAAGAATTATGAAAAACTGGTCTACACATTTGCGCTGGAATCCTTCGGAGTTGGCCTATCCCGAAACAGAAGCGGCCTTGGTGGCCTTGGTTCAAAAAGCGTTAGCTACAAAGCACAACATTCGGCTCATTGGTTCGGCTCATTCGTTTACGCCGCTTTGCGTTACCGACAGTATCCAAATCTCTTTAGACAAATACCAAGGCCTAATCTCTATCGACCGAGAGCGGTTGCAGGCCACTGTCAAGGCTGGGACAAAGCTACACCTCCTCAACGAGCTGCTGGCCAAGGAAGGGCTGGCGTTGGAAAACCTAGGCGACATCAATGTTCAGAGCATTGCCGGAGCCATCAGTACGGGCACACACGGCACAGGGACAGCTTTTGGGAATCTGAGTACCCAAGTAGTGCGGCTCAAGCTCATCAATGGACAAGGGCAGTTGCTCAGTTGCTCACCCACCGAAAACCCCGAGTTGTTCAAAGCTGCCCAAGTGTCTTTGGGAGCCTTGGGTATCTTGACCGAAATCACTCTGCAATGTGTACCCAGCTATCGCTTGGCTCTCCACATCAAACAAGAAACCCTAGAGGAGGTGCTCAGCAGCTATCAGGAAATCAACCAAAGCTGTCGTAATTTTGAGTTTTATTGGTTTCCCAACACGCCCTATGTGCTCAGCAAACGCATAGAGCTGACCCAAGAGCCAGCCGACAAACGCTCGTTCAAAGATTATTTCCAAGAGGTATTGCTCGAAAACTATGCCTTCAAAATGATTTGCGATACTTCCTACTATTTTCCCTCTCTGACACATCGGCTGAGCCGATTTGCTGCCAGTACTGTCAGCCCATTCAAAAAGGTAAACGAGAGCGGATTAGTATTTTCTACTAGCCGTATCGTACGTTTCAATGAAATGGAGTACAACCTCCCTATAGAAGCCTATTTGGATGCCAAAAAAGAGTTGGTCAATTGGATTAACAAACATAATAAAACAATACTTTTTCCACTCGAAAACCGATTTGTCAAAGGAGATGACATCTACCTCAGCCCTGCTTATGGGCGCGACTCGGCCTACATTGCCGCACACGTATACCACAAAAAGGACTTCAAGCCTTATTTTACAGCCCTCGAAGAAATTATGAAGGCCTACCAAGGGAGGCCACACTGGGGCAAGATGCATACCCTTGGCCAAGAAGAACTACAAGCCCGCTATCCAGAGTTTGACCGCTTCCGACGCATCCGTCAGGAACAAGATCCTGAAGGCATTTTTCTTAGTCCTTATCTCCAAACCCTATTCGGCTAATGATGAAAACCTACCCTTATTACAAAGAAAAACTCCAAGGGCTGTCTTTTCCCTATGCTTGTGTAGATATGGAACTGCTGCGCCAAAATTGCCAACAAAATCTCGACAGAGCCAAAGACAAGAAAGTACGGATTGCTTCCAAGTCTATCCGTTGTACAGAAGTGATGCGGGAGCTATTGGCCTACGACCCGCAGTTTGAGGGAGTTATGACTTACCACGGCGAAGAAACCCTTTTCTTGCTACAAGCCGGCTTTGACAACCTGCTGTTGGGTTACCCTGTAGTAGACCCCGGGCTGCTCGAACGGATGGCCAAGGCCGTGGCCAACGGAGCTTATATCTGCTTTATGGCTGATTTGGAGGTACATCTGGACCTACTCAACGAAGCTGGTAAAAAACACCAAATACAGTTGCCTGTATGCCTAGATATCGATATGTCTTCCGATTATGGCCCGCTACACTTTGGCGTATGGCGCTCGCGCATTGGCAATATACAGTGTCTAGAGGCTGTACTCAAGCATTTGTCCGGCCTAGATTACCTGCGCCTAGATGGGATTATGGGCTATGAGGCCCAGGTAGCAGGATTGGGCGATAAGCTCAAAGGACAAGCGTTGAAAAACAGTGTTGTGCAGTGGCTCAAGCAAAAGTCTGTCAAAAAAGCCCGTCGTTTGCGACAAGAGGCGGTAGATTTGATTGCCTCCATGGGTTTTGACTTGCGCTTTGTCAACGGTGGGGGAACAGGCAGCGCCGAAACCACTACCCTAGAGTCCGCCGTTACCGAAATCACGATTGGCTCAGGGTTTTATACGCCACATTTGTTTGACTATTACCAAGCTTTTTCGCTCAGTCCGGCCTTGTTTTATGGCATCCAAGTAGTGCGTCAGCCCAAAGACGGGATGTATACCTGCCACGGAGGCGGCTTTACAGCCTCTGGCGGGGTAGCGCCTATCAAAGCCCCCGTTGTTTACCTACCTCAAGGGGGCAAGCTGCTCTCTACCGAAGGTGCAGGAGAGGTTCAAACTCCTATTGTGTTTGACAAAACTACCAACTTACAAATAGGCGACCCGGTGTTTTTGCGGCACGCCAAGGCTGGCGAGCTTTGCGAACATTTCAATCATTTGTACTTGCTCGACGGCGACCAACTCCGTACCGTACCTACCTATCGGGGCGAAGGGCAGGCTTTTGGGTGAGTGCTGCCTGCATTGTGGCCAATATTTATTAACTTGCTCCAAAACCTGCTTACTGTTTTTTGATATGACCATACGCAATTTATTTTTCATAGCTCTTTGTTGGTGTTGGTGCCAAGGGGTACTTGTGCACGCTCAGGAGTATAGTACCAACAACAAGGCCGCCATCAAAGCCTATGAATCGGGCAATGCCCTAGTCAAAGCTCGTCAATTTGACCAAGCCGAAGCCGCCTACCGCAAGGCCATCGAGAAAGATGCGCGCTTTGCCGAGGCATATTATAAGATTGGGGTCATTCATCAGTTGTTTGAGCGCCCTTCGATGTATCCGGCCTTTGCGGAGGCAATCCGCCTCCTGCCCAACGACAAACGCTTTGCGCCCGCTTATCCTTTGATGCTTCATAAAGAAATGAGTGAGGGCAAATATGCCGAAGCAGAGACCTTGGCGCAGCAATTTTTGCGCTTCGGCAGTAAAGACGAAGCCGCCAACCGCCTGATGCGTAAAACAATAGCCGATGTGGCCTATGCCCGCAAAGGGATGCTGCAGCCGCTCAACTATCAGAGCCGTCCGCTGCCTGCGCCAATCAATCAGTTTTTTGTGCAATACTTCCCCGTGCTGACTGCCGACGGCAAGCAACTCATCTTTACTGCTCGCGCCCAAGAGCGCAGCGACGAAAATATGTATCGCAGCTATTGGAACGGTAGCCAATGGTCTGCTCCCGAATCGCTTTCGGGCAATATCAACACCCCCAACAACGAAGGTTCTTGCTCTATTTCGGGCGATGGGAAGGTGTTGGTGTTTACGGCCTGCGAAGACCCCAACAAAGAAAATTATGGCAAATGCGACCTATATGTCAGTCTCAAAGAAGGCGACACTTGGTCGAAGCCCGTCAATATGGGGCCGGGGGTAAATACTGCGGCCTGGGAGTCGCATCCTACACTATCTGCCGATGGCAAGACCCTCTTCTTTGTCTCTAACAGAGGTGGGGGCAAAGGCGGCAATGATATATGGATGAGCCGTATGGACGAAAACGGCGACTGGGGCAAGGCCGTCAATGTGAGCGCCCTCAATACCCCCGAAGACGAGGTAGCCCCTTTCTTACACGCCAACGGGCGTGTGCTTTATTTTGCTTCCAAAGGCTATCCCGGTTATGGCGGCTTTGATCTCTATGCTGCCGATTGGGAAAACGAACAATGGGGAGAAGTACGTAACCTAGGCTACCCCATCAACACCCACGAAGACCAAATAGGCCTTTTCATCACTGCCGACGGGCAGAAGGGCTATTATTCTGTAGAGCGTTTTGAGGGGCGGCGTATTGTGAGCAGTGTGTTACACGAGTTGGACGTACCCGAAGAGGTTCGCCCCAGCATCAAGACCAACTATGTGCGCGGAATGGTATACAATGCCAAAACAAAGGAGAAACTTGCCGCCCGTATCGAGCTGATAGATATCAATAACAACCAACGGCAGGCCTTGGTAAGCTCAGATGCGCAAACAGGCGAATACCTCATAGTGCTCAATGCTGGCGCAGAGTATGCCCTACAAGTACGGAAAGAAGGCTTTACTTTCAAAAGTCTGCCCTTCAACTATGTACTCGAAGACAACCCACAGCCTTTGGAGATGGACATTCCCCTCGACCCTATCGAGGCCGGAACGGTATTCGTGTTAGAAAATATCTTTTTTGAAACCGGCAAGTATGCCCTACAGGATAAATCTAAGGCTGCGCTTGATGAGTTGGTCAAGTTTATGCAACAAAACCCGGCATTGCGTGGCGAAATCTCTGGCCATACCGACAATGTGGGGACTGCCGAAGCCAATCAGGCACTTTCTATCAACCGGGCGAAGGCTGTGTATGAATACCTCATCAATGCAGGCATTGCTGCCGAACGGCTGCGCTTTCAAGGGTATGGAGCTACCAAGCCCGCCGCCGACAACAGCACCGAGGCAGGGCGTGCCAAAAACCGCCGGATTGAGTTTACCATCCTCTGATACACTGGGTGAGCTTCGTGTATCTGCTGTCTGGAGGGGTATTGCCTACTGGCTTAACAACTTTTAACGCAATGACTTGGCTTACCTTCAGTAATATTTGCTATTTTCGCGGGTGTAAATACAAACATTGCCCCGTTTTAGCAATCATTCAAGTGGCAATAAGCTATTCTTATTGATTGAAAACCAAATCATTATGCAACAATTCACCCGTATCAATGACATCACCGGTTGGGTGATGTTTGGGTTGGCTACCTTAGTATACTTATTGACCTTAGAGCCGACAGCCAGCTTTTGGGACTGTGGCGAGTTTATCGCATCGGCCTACCGCCTACAAGTACCTCACCCTCCCGGAGCGCCGTTTTTCTTACTTACAGGCCGCTTGTTTTCGCTCTTGGCCTCCGACCCACTCACAGTGGCCTATTGGGTCAATGTCTCTTCGGCGTTGTATAGTGGTCTGACGATTTTGTTCCTCTTCTGGACCATCACCCTCATCGGCCTGAAGGTACTCAAGGTTACACACCCCCAACAAGATAGCCCAGACTTTGGGCAAATCATCGCCCTGATGGGGGCAGGGGTTGTAGGCTCATTGGCCTATACTTTTTCAGACTCCTTTTGGTTTTCGGCAGTAGAGGCCGAAGTATATGCAATGTCCTCATTCTTTACGGCCTTTGTTATTTGGGCTGTTTTGAAGTGGGACAGAATCGATGATGAGGCGCTAGCCAATCGTTGGCTCATCCTGACGGCCTATATGATGGGGCTTTCTATCGGGGTACACATCCTCAACTTGGTTACCCTGCCTGCCTTGGCCTTGGTGTATTATTATAAAAAATATCCCAAGCCCAACCTCGTGGGTGTGGGCATCGCCTTGTTTGTCGGGTTGGTGATTATCGGCATTGTACTCGAAGGCGTAATCGTAGGGCTGCCTACGATGGCCGGAAACTTTGAAATATTCTTTGTCAATACCCTAGGTACGGGCTTTGGAGTAGGTATCAGCTTGTTTATACTAATTGTGCTGGGAGCGCTAGTTTTTGGGCTTTGGCTAAGCCAACAGCGCCAACAACCTATTTTGAATACCAGCTTACTTTGCTTGGCCTTTATCCTGATTGGGTATTTATCTTATGGGGTCATTGCGGTACGTGCGTTACACAACCCGCCCATCAACGAAAATGACCCTAGCGATATTATGCGCTTGGTATATTACCTCAAGCGTGAGCAGTATGGCGATCGACCGCTGATGTACGGACCGGTATATACTTCCCGGCTTGTAGACCAAAAGCGCGGCGCAGCCAAATACCGTAAAAACAATGAGTCGGGCAAATACGAAATCTATGACTACCGCACAGTCAATGAATTTGACCACAAAATGCTCTTCCCTAGGGTATACAGCCGCTCCGAAAATCACAAGCAGCTCTATGCCAACTTTATCAATGTGCCGCAAGGCGAGCACCCAAGTATGGGGCAAAATCTGTATTTCTTCTTTACCCACCAGCTAGGGC
This genomic window from Eisenibacter elegans DSM 3317 contains:
- a CDS encoding D-arabinono-1,4-lactone oxidase is translated as MKNWSTHLRWNPSELAYPETEAALVALVQKALATKHNIRLIGSAHSFTPLCVTDSIQISLDKYQGLISIDRERLQATVKAGTKLHLLNELLAKEGLALENLGDINVQSIAGAISTGTHGTGTAFGNLSTQVVRLKLINGQGQLLSCSPTENPELFKAAQVSLGALGILTEITLQCVPSYRLALHIKQETLEEVLSSYQEINQSCRNFEFYWFPNTPYVLSKRIELTQEPADKRSFKDYFQEVLLENYAFKMICDTSYYFPSLTHRLSRFAASTVSPFKKVNESGLVFSTSRIVRFNEMEYNLPIEAYLDAKKELVNWINKHNKTILFPLENRFVKGDDIYLSPAYGRDSAYIAAHVYHKKDFKPYFTALEEIMKAYQGRPHWGKMHTLGQEELQARYPEFDRFRRIRQEQDPEGIFLSPYLQTLFG
- a CDS encoding alanine racemase — protein: MMKTYPYYKEKLQGLSFPYACVDMELLRQNCQQNLDRAKDKKVRIASKSIRCTEVMRELLAYDPQFEGVMTYHGEETLFLLQAGFDNLLLGYPVVDPGLLERMAKAVANGAYICFMADLEVHLDLLNEAGKKHQIQLPVCLDIDMSSDYGPLHFGVWRSRIGNIQCLEAVLKHLSGLDYLRLDGIMGYEAQVAGLGDKLKGQALKNSVVQWLKQKSVKKARRLRQEAVDLIASMGFDLRFVNGGGTGSAETTTLESAVTEITIGSGFYTPHLFDYYQAFSLSPALFYGIQVVRQPKDGMYTCHGGGFTASGGVAPIKAPVVYLPQGGKLLSTEGAGEVQTPIVFDKTTNLQIGDPVFLRHAKAGELCEHFNHLYLLDGDQLRTVPTYRGEGQAFG
- a CDS encoding OmpA family protein; translated protein: MHAQEYSTNNKAAIKAYESGNALVKARQFDQAEAAYRKAIEKDARFAEAYYKIGVIHQLFERPSMYPAFAEAIRLLPNDKRFAPAYPLMLHKEMSEGKYAEAETLAQQFLRFGSKDEAANRLMRKTIADVAYARKGMLQPLNYQSRPLPAPINQFFVQYFPVLTADGKQLIFTARAQERSDENMYRSYWNGSQWSAPESLSGNINTPNNEGSCSISGDGKVLVFTACEDPNKENYGKCDLYVSLKEGDTWSKPVNMGPGVNTAAWESHPTLSADGKTLFFVSNRGGGKGGNDIWMSRMDENGDWGKAVNVSALNTPEDEVAPFLHANGRVLYFASKGYPGYGGFDLYAADWENEQWGEVRNLGYPINTHEDQIGLFITADGQKGYYSVERFEGRRIVSSVLHELDVPEEVRPSIKTNYVRGMVYNAKTKEKLAARIELIDINNNQRQALVSSDAQTGEYLIVLNAGAEYALQVRKEGFTFKSLPFNYVLEDNPQPLEMDIPLDPIEAGTVFVLENIFFETGKYALQDKSKAALDELVKFMQQNPALRGEISGHTDNVGTAEANQALSINRAKAVYEYLINAGIAAERLRFQGYGATKPAADNSTEAGRAKNRRIEFTIL